In Sebaldella termitidis ATCC 33386, one DNA window encodes the following:
- the cobU gene encoding bifunctional adenosylcobinamide kinase/adenosylcobinamide-phosphate guanylyltransferase produces the protein MGIIFITGGAKSGKSKFAESLAFKREKRIYLATSVPLDNEMKSRVQKHRKQRGGDWITIEAYKDLGKVLEKTAENIDVILLDCLTNMISNIMFEVYDGNWESIPDYIPEKIQNTVLAEVNKILDFNKVYMGDIILVSNEVGLGLVPENPLGRYFRDIAGSMNQIIAAESDEVYMVVSGIPVKIK, from the coding sequence ATGGGAATTATATTTATAACAGGCGGGGCTAAGAGCGGTAAAAGCAAATTTGCAGAAAGTCTGGCTTTTAAGAGGGAAAAAAGGATATATCTGGCAACTTCCGTTCCTCTGGATAATGAAATGAAAAGCAGGGTGCAAAAACATAGAAAACAGAGGGGCGGGGACTGGATCACCATAGAGGCTTATAAGGATCTGGGCAAGGTACTTGAAAAAACTGCGGAGAACATAGATGTTATTTTACTGGACTGTCTTACGAATATGATAAGCAATATTATGTTTGAGGTATATGACGGTAACTGGGAAAGTATACCTGATTATATTCCTGAAAAAATTCAGAATACTGTTTTGGCAGAGGTAAATAAAATTCTTGATTTTAATAAAGTATATATGGGAGATATTATCTTGGTTTCTAACGAGGTAGGTCTGGGACTTGTTCCCGAAAATCCTCTGGGCAGATATTTCAGGGATATTGCAGGAAGCATGAACCAGATCATCGCTGCTGAATCAGATGAGGTATATATGGTAGTATCGGGAATTCCGGTAAAAATAAAGTAA
- the cobJ gene encoding precorrin-3B C(17)-methyltransferase yields the protein MAKIYVVGIGPGKKGDMTFRAYDALEKSDVIIGYKTYIDLIKEYFPEKELISSPMKKEVDRCREVVEIAESGKTVSLISSGDAGIYGMAGIMLEIVPESIETEIIPGVTASNAAAATAGAPLMHDFATISLSDLLTDWDLIKKRVDLASQGDFVISLYNPKSKGRTTQIEDAAEIMLKYKSPETPVAIVRNAGREDERVTAATLGTMLEHEIDMLTVIIIGNSKTFMKNGKIITPRGYKY from the coding sequence ATGGCAAAAATTTATGTAGTGGGAATAGGTCCGGGGAAAAAAGGGGATATGACTTTCAGGGCTTATGATGCTCTTGAAAAAAGTGATGTTATTATAGGATATAAAACATATATTGATTTGATAAAGGAATATTTTCCGGAAAAGGAACTAATTTCTTCACCAATGAAAAAAGAAGTGGACAGATGCCGTGAAGTGGTGGAAATCGCTGAAAGCGGAAAAACAGTGAGCCTAATAAGCAGCGGTGATGCCGGAATATATGGTATGGCAGGGATAATGCTTGAAATAGTGCCGGAAAGCATAGAAACAGAAATAATTCCGGGAGTAACTGCTTCTAATGCAGCAGCAGCAACAGCGGGAGCACCGCTTATGCATGATTTTGCCACAATAAGTCTGAGTGATCTGCTGACTGACTGGGATCTGATAAAAAAAAGAGTGGATCTGGCAAGTCAGGGAGACTTTGTAATAAGTCTTTATAACCCCAAAAGCAAGGGAAGAACAACACAGATAGAAGATGCGGCAGAAATAATGCTGAAATATAAGTCGCCGGAAACGCCTGTGGCGATAGTAAGAAATGCAGGAAGAGAAGACGAGAGAGTAACGGCGGCAACTTTGGGTACTATGCTGGAGCATGAAATAGACATGCTTACTGTAATAATCATAGGTAATTCAAAAACGTTTATGAAAAACGGAAAAATAATTACTCCGAGAGGGTATAAATATTAA
- the cobM gene encoding precorrin-4 C(11)-methyltransferase gives MEKVYFIGAGPGDPDLITVKGKKIVEKADIIIYAGSLVNKDIIACHKDGAEIYNSAVMNLDEVMEVTVKGIKDNKTVARVHTGDPSIYGAIREQMDILDEHGIEYEVIPGVSSFVASAAAIKKEFTLPDVSQTVICTRLEGRTPVPEGESLESLASHKASMAIFLSVQMIDSVVERLGRYYEKETPVAVIQKATWPDEKIVQGTLENIAELVKKENITKTAQILVGWFMGDKYSKSKLYDKSFTHEYRKGSGE, from the coding sequence GTGGAAAAGGTTTATTTCATAGGTGCAGGACCCGGAGATCCTGATTTAATAACGGTAAAAGGGAAGAAAATAGTGGAGAAGGCAGATATAATAATCTATGCCGGTTCGCTGGTAAATAAAGATATTATTGCCTGTCATAAGGACGGAGCCGAAATATATAATTCAGCAGTAATGAATCTGGATGAGGTAATGGAAGTAACCGTAAAAGGAATAAAGGATAATAAAACGGTGGCAAGAGTACATACGGGAGATCCGAGTATATATGGTGCAATAAGAGAGCAGATGGATATTCTGGATGAGCACGGGATAGAATATGAAGTAATTCCCGGGGTTAGTTCGTTTGTAGCATCGGCTGCAGCGATAAAAAAGGAATTTACTCTTCCTGATGTAAGCCAGACTGTGATATGTACAAGACTTGAGGGGAGAACTCCTGTACCTGAGGGGGAAAGTCTCGAATCACTGGCAAGTCATAAAGCTTCAATGGCAATATTTCTGTCTGTTCAAATGATAGACAGTGTAGTGGAAAGACTTGGCAGATATTATGAAAAGGAAACACCTGTAGCAGTAATACAGAAAGCAACTTGGCCTGATGAAAAAATAGTACAGGGAACACTTGAAAATATAGCAGAGCTTGTAAAAAAAGAGAATATAACAAAAACTGCGCAGATTCTTGTAGGATGGTTTATGGGAGATAAGTATTCCAAATCAAAGCTGTATGATAAAAGCTTTACACATGAGTATAGAAAGGGAAGCGGTGAATGA
- the cbiG gene encoding cobalt-precorrin 5A hydrolase, which translates to MKTAVYCVSKNALKLAEKIKTDKRYDTDLYISKRIAEYTEKQDYVIIQGTLKETVKETFNIYDLHVFITAAGIAVRVIDGLPDSKAKDPAVLVADEQGKFIISLLSGHLGGANEECRYLAEMLGSIPVITTASDAGGKIAVDTLSQKLNAGLSDLEGAKKVTALIVNGEKVKLILPENITQKDENVSGAIVVSNRKNIEISKIIPRNIIIGIGCKRNTDKAEIIHAVNDALSRYNLESDSVKKGASAWLKEDEKGLLEAFHELGKELVFFSKEEILELEGKIHKESEFVKAQTGVSAVSEPCAYLASEKNGGFIARKLVYNGITISIYEEAL; encoded by the coding sequence ATGAAAACAGCTGTTTATTGTGTAAGTAAAAATGCCCTGAAGCTGGCTGAAAAAATAAAGACAGACAAGAGGTATGATACAGATCTGTATATATCCAAACGTATAGCAGAGTATACTGAAAAACAGGATTATGTGATAATACAGGGGACATTGAAAGAGACAGTAAAAGAGACATTTAATATATATGATCTGCACGTGTTTATTACTGCGGCCGGAATAGCAGTAAGGGTAATAGACGGTCTGCCGGATTCCAAGGCTAAAGATCCTGCGGTACTGGTAGCAGATGAACAGGGGAAATTTATTATTTCTTTATTATCGGGACATCTTGGGGGAGCAAATGAGGAATGCCGTTATCTTGCAGAAATGCTGGGCAGTATTCCGGTAATTACCACTGCTTCTGATGCAGGAGGTAAAATAGCAGTAGATACTTTGTCGCAAAAGCTGAACGCGGGACTTTCAGATCTGGAAGGTGCCAAAAAGGTAACTGCATTAATAGTGAATGGTGAAAAGGTAAAGCTTATACTGCCTGAAAATATTACACAGAAAGACGAGAATGTTTCCGGGGCAATTGTGGTATCAAACAGAAAAAATATAGAGATAAGCAAGATTATTCCAAGAAATATCATCATTGGAATCGGCTGTAAAAGAAATACAGATAAAGCGGAAATAATACATGCTGTAAATGATGCACTGAGCCGGTATAATCTGGAGTCTGATTCTGTGAAAAAGGGTGCTTCTGCATGGCTGAAAGAGGATGAAAAAGGACTTTTGGAGGCTTTTCACGAGCTGGGCAAGGAGCTGGTGTTTTTTTCAAAGGAAGAAATACTTGAGCTGGAAGGGAAGATACATAAAGAATCCGAATTTGTAAAAGCTCAGACAGGAGTGAGTGCGGTATCAGAGCCGTGTGCTTATCTGGCCTCTGAAAAAAACGGAGGATTTATTGCCAGAAAGCTGGTTTATAACGGTATAACAATATCAATCTACGAAGAAGCTTTATGA
- a CDS encoding cobyric acid synthase, protein MKHKNIMILGTGSNVGKSVVTAGLCRIFVQDGYKTAPFKSQNMALNSFITKDGKEMGRAQVVQAEAAGIEPEVYMNPILLKPTTDRKSQVIVNGKVLKNMDARDYFAFKHNLKDEIMKAYNYIRENFEISVLEGAGSPAEINLKEDDIVNTGMAEMADAPVILIGDIDRGGVFASLYGTVMLLEESERKRIKGIIINKFRGDVSLLEPGIKMLEELIEIPVLGVLPYVKLEIEEEDSLGIKNFNVKKDGKINISVIKLKHISNFTDINALDQYSDLNIKYVTKASELGDEDMIIIPGSKNTIEDMKDLSDKGISEKIARAAKQGTVIFGICGGFQILGAKITDPYNIESNIEEIPGIGLLDIETVMSREKTTTQYTDKLSGTEGILAGGDGLEISGYEIHQGISTGSGEIILGTPEDIKGAVRENIIGTYVHGIFDNGDFTGFLLNKIREMKGLDKVEEYFDFKEFKEQEYNKLADVIRQNLDIEKIYKIMEGE, encoded by the coding sequence GTGAAACATAAAAATATAATGATACTGGGAACAGGATCAAATGTAGGGAAAAGCGTGGTGACAGCAGGTTTATGCAGAATATTCGTGCAGGACGGTTATAAAACGGCTCCTTTCAAGTCACAGAATATGGCACTGAATTCTTTTATTACAAAAGACGGTAAAGAAATGGGAAGAGCACAGGTGGTGCAGGCAGAAGCTGCCGGAATAGAGCCGGAAGTATATATGAATCCTATTTTGCTGAAACCTACCACAGACAGAAAATCCCAGGTAATAGTAAACGGAAAAGTTCTTAAAAATATGGATGCCCGTGATTATTTTGCCTTTAAGCATAATCTTAAGGATGAAATAATGAAGGCCTATAATTATATAAGGGAAAACTTTGAAATATCAGTACTGGAGGGTGCGGGAAGCCCTGCGGAAATAAACCTCAAGGAAGATGATATAGTAAATACCGGAATGGCGGAAATGGCAGATGCACCTGTAATTCTCATAGGAGATATTGACAGGGGAGGGGTATTTGCTTCGCTTTACGGTACTGTAATGCTTCTTGAGGAAAGTGAAAGAAAAAGAATAAAGGGTATTATAATAAATAAATTCAGAGGGGATGTTTCCCTTTTGGAGCCGGGTATAAAAATGCTGGAGGAATTGATAGAGATACCTGTTTTGGGAGTTTTGCCTTATGTAAAGCTGGAAATAGAAGAAGAAGACAGTCTTGGAATAAAAAATTTCAATGTGAAAAAAGACGGGAAGATAAATATTTCCGTGATAAAATTAAAGCATATATCTAATTTTACTGATATAAATGCTCTTGACCAGTACAGCGACCTGAATATTAAGTATGTAACGAAGGCTTCCGAGCTGGGAGACGAGGATATGATAATTATTCCGGGATCAAAAAATACTATTGAGGATATGAAAGATCTGTCAGATAAGGGAATAAGCGAAAAAATAGCAAGAGCAGCTAAGCAGGGAACTGTGATATTCGGTATATGCGGGGGATTTCAGATTCTCGGAGCCAAGATTACCGATCCTTATAATATAGAATCCAATATAGAGGAAATCCCCGGAATAGGTCTTCTGGATATAGAAACTGTAATGTCAAGGGAAAAGACAACAACACAGTATACTGATAAATTATCAGGTACAGAGGGAATACTTGCCGGCGGAGACGGACTGGAAATAAGCGGGTATGAGATACACCAGGGGATAAGTACCGGAAGCGGGGAAATAATTCTTGGGACACCGGAGGATATAAAAGGTGCAGTCAGGGAAAATATAATAGGGACTTATGTTCATGGTATTTTTGATAACGGGGATTTTACGGGATTTTTATTAAATAAGATCAGGGAAATGAAGGGTCTTGATAAAGTGGAGGAATACTTTGACTTTAAAGAATTTAAAGAACAGGAATATAATAAGCTTGCTGATGTAATACGCCAGAATCTGGATATTGAAAAAATTTACAAAATAATGGAAGGTGAATAG